In the genome of Fusarium poae strain DAOMC 252244 chromosome 1, whole genome shotgun sequence, the window CCGATGTTTTGTATAACATCAGGGCATATGTTGCTTTCTTTTAACGTGTTCAAATACGCGGTGAACTGCAGGAGCGATCGCGGTATCATCGCGGAGCTTGACTGTAATTAGCGTATGGTAGCTAAGAAAGTTGGCGACAGAGCAAGAGTCACCTTGTGCTCGCTGGTTGAATCTGGGGTAAGATTCTGTGGAAGCTGAGTTGACCGCATTGAAAAGAAGAGACGTGGTCAACTGCTGGGCAAAGGGGTTCGATGATACTTTGTCGCAGCCAAGATCGTGCTCAAGTGTAATAAATGGGCCTCGTTGGTTAATGTCCCCAGTGATGACCCAGACCTTGAGAGTGAATAGACCAATAGGAATGAGAGTCGTCAGTTCTCTCATGATCGAAGCTTCATCTACTAGAACCAGTTCGACGTCAGAGTGGGAGCGAAACAGGTAGTTGGTAGCTGCGATTGTGGTAGACACAACGAAACCGCTAACTGCAACAAGTATTCTCTGAACAGTTCTCTAACCCAGCCTTCGAAGAGGGGGAAGTCTTCTTTGTCGAGCTGTTCGCCTTATTGGATGCGTGCTAACAGTTGGTTCAAGCGCTCGAACTTCTCAGGTTTTTGGCTCAGGTATTCCACAGCGCCACTGCACAGGGACCCATCGTTGCTTGTGACGATACTTGGCTACTCGGAGGCCATCTCATGTCTCTTGGGTTTCTATAGAGATACGAGTAAGTGTTGCCTGAAGAAGGAACTAGTATGTCATAATACTCAGCTCCTCTTCCGTCTCAAGCCTGTCCAATTGGCCACTGGTAGGAACACCTCTGTTGCATTCTTTCACACTTGGTGCACCAATTGGCGTCTCACCAACACACAGGTACCCATGAAACATCTTAGTCCAAGGTCTGGAATCAGTATTCTCACTAAAAGGGTGCAAGTTAGCATATGATATAGGTAATGGTAAATCCCATAAGATGGCTTATTCCATCTTGATTTCAATCGGAGGTACAAGTGGCGATGGCAAGAGAAGacgagaaagagaagaaaagaagaaaagaaaaataattccGACGTAGAATAAACAAATAATTGCTCTAGGCAGTAGCAGCACGGCGCCCAGAATCTATTATCTCTGTAGCAGCTGGTAATCTGGGTCTGCCACCTGCATGATAGTGCCAATGAATATTGGGGCATTAACAGCCACCAGATAGTAAAGCGACTCCTGCATGATGTGGACCGCCTGAAACGGTTCTTTTGATATTTACTGGGCAATCATATTATGGGAGTAAATTATGGCACTGTTTGGTCAATTTAATGCAGAGTTTTCCTAACCACTGACCCCCCAACATGCATCCATTCCAATCATAAAGCACACTTTACGTTATTTAGATTATAGTCTCATCGTTCTATGCTACCTTAGACCCCGCCCTTACCTTTACAAATGTGATTGGCGAATATGGCCAACTCTGTCCCCATTGATTGTCTGCAACAAAATGGAAATTGGCGTCATGGTTGAGACATCCCACAATATGGTCCCATTCTAAAGACTTTTTTGCAACATGGCTTTGATCATAATGCGGACGATGTCACTTGTAATCCAGTATTTGTTTATTCGAGAATGCATATAAGCTTAGACTAAACTCGTGGGTTATTTACATTTAAAACAGAAGGAATAATGTTTATGTTATTACATACTCAGGTTTATTCGcaagtttaattatatatccAAATCGATATTCCTAATAAGTTTGTAAGAAGCACCTACTAAGATAGGTAAGAATGGGAAGGAGGCAACCTCTCACTAGGTAACTTTCACGTGTTCTGCTCTGCTGCATGTCTCGCATCAAAGCAGGAGCACATGACTTTCCTGTCTCTGATTCGCCAGTCGTTGCTCAAGAAGGAAGGCGTGGCGGGTCATTCCTTCTGTTTCAACATTTAAGCGAGTCGGCGTCGACGTTTAAATTTGACAACGGCCGGAGTTGTTTCTCGGCCCCACCATCGGAGCCGGACACCGAGTgcttaaatttaattttagtGAACAACAAGCCTCTCACAGCGACGACGGCTTTTAAAATCGAACAGaattaaaagttaaatttaagtaaatatatattatcagTCGTATTCTAGACGCTGGTCAGGCTTAGATTTGACAACTGTAAAAGACATAAAACCATTGAAACCTCTAGTACCGGATGAACTATAAGACCTGAGGGTTGTTTATTCCTGAATACGTTTCTCGATGCTATTCCCTTGTGTGCCTCTATCACCACTCTTAGGCTGACAATGACGAACGAGTACGTGAGATATTGCCCTTACATTGTACCCCTGTCAATACGCCCGCACGTCCCACTTCGAATCCGGACAAACTAAGCACACTCCAAGTTAGAACATTGACAAATTAGGTGCTGACACTCAAAAAGGAAAGGCTAAGAGGAATCAAGTTTCTTTATCATGGCCACTCTTGCGATAGTTTCGAATATCAGGACGAGTTGCACAATTGATTGATGCCTGTGTTCTGATGGACGAAATCTAAGTTTCTACAAGACAACCTCGCAGAGTCACCTACCATAGGATAGCAAGAAATTGTATACTGGAGTGACAGTCGAAACTCTCATTGACTACTCCATATATCTAAACTGCAAAAAGAAGCTAATCGGGAGCCTCAACTTTAACATATCGTACCTTTTCACTTGGACGTGCACAAACACCAAAGAAAGCATCACGTAGGTTTTGGTAGCTCAACAACGAATTGGCCCAACAATACTAGCTCCTCTCTGACTCCCAACTTCCTATCGATAAAGTTTTCGCCTCTCTCCTCCCACAAACATATTGGTAGACACTATACCCGTGATCTGGGCCTGCTAGCAACTCGTAGCGTTGACCCAGACTCAATTCAAGAGGTCGTTTTTCGGTGAGACCAGGGTCATTCATTGGTCAATGGCTTGCAA includes:
- a CDS encoding hypothetical protein (SECRETED:SignalP(1-22)) → MRELTTLIPIGLFTLKVWVITGDINQRGPFITLEHDLGCDKVSSNPFAQQLTTSLLFNAVNSASTESYPRFNQRAQGDSCSVANFLSYHTLITVKLRDDTAIAPAVHRLNKPPAISTILCYATITHTQRSRVSIKTIDSAQGDEADIVYVDTVNESSLGYDGESHRTTIARTRTSMFTVFAPNWGTFVGWEVKEKCAYCRGDHFAPDCINQSKE